A single region of the Candidatus Obscuribacterales bacterium genome encodes:
- a CDS encoding DUF3285 domain-containing protein: MTQPSSPSPAPTDLPIDPNQPGPAITPNEPAPSYVKLAMRNMVKKGGQSLVHFGLTVVGLLALLVGLAYLTR; the protein is encoded by the coding sequence ATGACCCAACCGTCTTCCCCCTCTCCCGCTCCAACAGACCTGCCCATCGATCCAAACCAGCCAGGGCCAGCCATCACCCCCAACGAGCCCGCACCTAGCTACGTCAAATTAGCCATGCGCAACATGGTCAAAAAAGGCGGGCAGTCTTTAGTGCATTTTGGTCTCACAGTGGTTGGTCTGCTAGCGTTGCTAGTGGGTCTGGCCTACCTAACTCGGTAG
- the ybeY gene encoding rRNA maturation RNase YbeY, which translates to MAPLPVLELLVQDDVDDWPQGSDRPSDDQWQQWFQHWLCEMQPDLSPIGQYEISLRLTTDADIHELNAQYRQVDRPTDVLAFATIDDPLPGLAEMRSQMPVYLGDIVISVETAQRQATSHSLSDELAILATHGLLHLLGWDHPDDDTLWDMLNQQQVLLATVGITAALLPDPVA; encoded by the coding sequence ATGGCTCCCCTCCCCGTTTTAGAACTCTTGGTGCAAGATGACGTAGATGACTGGCCCCAGGGAAGCGATCGCCCCTCAGATGACCAGTGGCAGCAGTGGTTCCAGCATTGGCTATGCGAAATGCAGCCCGATCTATCCCCGATTGGGCAGTACGAAATCAGCCTGCGGCTCACCACCGATGCCGACATCCACGAGCTGAATGCCCAGTACCGCCAGGTTGATCGGCCCACGGATGTCTTGGCCTTCGCTACCATAGATGATCCTCTGCCGGGGCTGGCTGAAATGCGATCGCAGATGCCGGTTTACCTCGGTGACATTGTCATTTCTGTGGAAACAGCTCAGCGGCAGGCGACGTCCCATTCTTTGAGCGATGAATTGGCTATCCTAGCAACCCATGGACTGCTGCATCTGCTGGGATGGGATCATCCCGATGATGACACCCTCTGGGATATGCTGAACCAACAGCAGGTGTTGCTAGCCACCGTGGGGATTACCGCTGCCTTGCTGCCCGACCCCGTAGCCTAA
- a CDS encoding diacylglycerol kinase family protein, protein MSQQTSTETASQSSTLPKADRELSWRVASNLFVSFRYAWAGLRYAFRTQRNFRIHLLVGTLALILGIYLQLTAVEMAIIGLTIGAVLTMELLNTAIESVVDLTVKQSYHDLAKIAKDCAAGAVLTSALAAMIVAGSLLLPPLLQRILLWVS, encoded by the coding sequence ATGTCTCAGCAGACCTCAACGGAGACAGCGTCCCAGTCCTCCACCCTACCCAAAGCCGATCGGGAGCTTTCATGGCGGGTTGCATCAAATTTATTCGTGAGTTTTCGGTACGCTTGGGCGGGCCTACGCTACGCCTTCCGCACCCAGCGCAATTTTCGAATTCATCTGCTGGTCGGCACGCTTGCCCTGATACTTGGCATCTATCTCCAGCTCACCGCCGTGGAAATGGCCATTATTGGCTTAACCATTGGTGCCGTTTTGACCATGGAATTACTGAATACCGCCATTGAGTCCGTGGTCGATTTAACCGTTAAGCAGAGCTACCACGACCTCGCTAAAATTGCCAAAGACTGTGCCGCAGGGGCCGTCCTCACCTCAGCGCTGGCAGCCATGATTGTGGCTGGCTCTCTGCTTCTTCCTCCATTGCTTCAGCGAATTCTCCTCTGGGTCAGCTAG
- a CDS encoding aminodeoxychorismate/anthranilate synthase component II: MILVIDNYDSFTYNLVQYLGELGADHPVAAEIQVYRNDQITLDQVRSLHPDGIVISPGPGRPEDAGISLDLIRDLGPDYPILGVCLGHQSIGQVFGGRITSAPELMHGKTSPVHHTGVGVFAGLETPFTATRYHSLIIDRESCPDVLEITAWVEDGTIMGVRHRNYPHLQGVQFHPESILTASGKLLLSNFLAEVSQRSLVAH, translated from the coding sequence ATGATCCTTGTTATCGACAATTACGATAGTTTTACCTACAACCTCGTTCAATATTTGGGCGAGCTAGGTGCCGACCATCCCGTCGCTGCTGAGATCCAGGTCTATCGCAATGACCAAATCACTCTCGATCAGGTGCGATCGCTCCATCCTGACGGCATTGTCATCTCACCTGGCCCCGGCCGTCCTGAAGATGCAGGCATTTCCCTAGACCTCATTCGTGACCTCGGCCCCGATTATCCCATCCTAGGCGTTTGTCTCGGGCACCAAAGCATCGGACAAGTCTTTGGTGGTAGGATTACCTCTGCGCCAGAGTTGATGCATGGCAAGACATCTCCAGTCCATCACACCGGAGTGGGGGTCTTTGCCGGTCTTGAAACCCCCTTCACAGCCACTCGTTATCACAGCTTAATCATCGATCGCGAGTCTTGTCCGGATGTGTTGGAAATTACGGCGTGGGTAGAAGATGGCACAATTATGGGCGTGCGCCATCGGAACTATCCGCACCTCCAAGGTGTCCAATTTCATCCAGAGAGTATCTTGACGGCATCCGGCAAGCTGTTGTTAAGTAACTTTTTGGCTGAGGTGAGTCAGCGATCGCTCGTAGCGCACTGA
- a CDS encoding MBL fold metallo-hydrolase, with protein MNPEEIMKRRQFIQYTGAGLGASVGLGLLGNAAQAQSSSVQIRWLGHTCFSFTGDGQTFLVNPFQAIGCTAGYRSPQVTADVVMISSRLLDEGVVEGLPGNPRVLSSSGLYELSGTQIEGIPIAHDRVGGRRFGTNVMWNWQQAGLNILHMGGAAAPITFEQQVLIGRPDVVLIPVGGSDKAYTPQEAIAAIEALNPKVIIPTHYRTAAADANTCDITPVDDFLNLLSGTSITRHTTDTVSIGVADLPASGASVRVFNYSF; from the coding sequence GTGAATCCTGAGGAAATTATGAAGCGGCGACAGTTTATTCAATATACGGGAGCTGGGTTAGGCGCAAGTGTGGGTCTGGGTCTGTTGGGCAACGCCGCCCAAGCCCAGTCCAGTTCTGTGCAAATTCGCTGGCTGGGGCATACGTGCTTTTCGTTTACGGGCGATGGTCAAACATTTCTTGTCAATCCCTTTCAAGCCATTGGCTGCACTGCAGGCTATCGATCGCCCCAGGTGACCGCCGATGTTGTCATGATCAGCAGCCGGTTGCTGGACGAAGGCGTAGTGGAAGGGCTGCCGGGCAATCCCCGCGTTCTCTCCAGCTCGGGACTTTATGAGCTATCGGGGACTCAAATTGAAGGGATTCCCATTGCCCACGATCGCGTGGGTGGACGGCGATTTGGCACCAATGTCATGTGGAACTGGCAACAGGCCGGGCTGAATATTCTGCATATGGGTGGAGCTGCTGCCCCGATTACCTTTGAGCAACAGGTGCTCATTGGTCGTCCTGATGTGGTGCTAATTCCCGTCGGCGGCAGTGACAAGGCCTATACGCCCCAAGAAGCGATCGCTGCCATTGAGGCACTAAACCCCAAGGTGATCATTCCCACCCACTATCGTACCGCCGCCGCCGATGCCAACACCTGCGATATTACGCCAGTGGATGATTTCCTGAATCTCCTGTCGGGTACATCTATTACTCGTCATACAACAGACACCGTGTCCATTGGTGTCGCCGATCTCCCTGCCTCTGGAGCCAGCGTGCGGGTCTTCAACTACTCGTTTTGA